The sequence GCGGGCGCCGCCGCCGGTGATCTGCTTCTCCACTTCCTTGCGGGTCGCCATCGAGGTGTCGCCCGGGGTGGTGGAGGCCAGCGCGCCGTGGGCCGCGCCGTAGTCGACCGCTTTCTGCGCGTCATTGAACTCGAGGAAACCGAACTGCACGCCGGAGGCGAAGCTGTCGCCGCCGCCGACGCGGTCGAGGATCTCGAGCTTGTCGTACTTGCGGCTCTCGTGGAACTTGCCGTCGTGCCAGAGGATGGCGCTCCAGTCGTTGATGGTGGCGGTGATCACGCCGCGCAGGGTGGTGGCGGCGACCTTGAAGTTCGGGAACTCCTTCACGGCGGTCTCGATCATCTTCTTGAAGGCGTCGGTCTCGATGTTGGAGATGTTGTGGTCCACGCCCTCCACCTCGAAGCCGAGGGAGGCGGTGAAGTCCTCCTCGTTGCCGATCATCACGTCGACGTACTTCGCGATCTCGCGGTTGACTTCCTGGGCCTTGGCGAGGCCGCCGATGGTCTTCCAGAGGGACGGGCGGTAGTTGAGGTCGTAGGAAACGACGGTGCCGTACTTGTTGGCGGCCTTCACGGCCTCCACGGTGAGGGCGGCGGTGGTTTCGGAAAGCGCGGCGAAGATGCCGCCGGTGTGGAACCAGCGCACGCCGAGTTCACCGAAGATGTGGTCCCAGTCGATGTCGCCCGGCTTCAGGTGGGAGGCGGCGGTGTTGCCGCGGTCCGGATTGCCGACCGCGCCGCGGATGCCGAAGCCGCGCTCGGTGAAGTTCAGGCCGTTGCGGACCTTGCGGCCGATGCCGTCGTCCTCGCGCCATTGGATGAAGTCGGTGGCCACGCCGCCCTGCATGATGAAGTCCTCCACCAGGTGGCCGACCTCGTTGTCGACGAAGGCGGTGACGACGCCGGTCTTGTAGCCGAAGACCTTGCGCAGGCCGCGGGAGGTGTTGTACTCGCCGCCGCCTTCCCAGGCGGTGAACTGGCGGGCGGTGCGGATGCGGCCCTCGCCCGGATCGAGGCGGAGCATCACTTCACCGAGGGAAATCTGGTCGAACGCGCATTCGGACTTGGGCTTGATCTGGAGCATGGTGGTGGGAGGTGAATCCTACACGTGTAGGGTTTTGTCAATCAAAAGGCCCCGGAGACGGGCATCCGGTCGCAAAACGGGGGCTGGCTGCCGCTATCCGCGGGCCGGGGCGGTGGAGTTCCGGACCACCAGCCGGGGCTGGACGGTGAGGCTGCGGCCGGGCGAAGGGGCGGCGCCGGGTTCCAGCCGGTCGAGCAGGCCGCGCACCGCGAGGTGCATGAGGCGGTCGGTCTGCTGGTCCACGGTGGTGAGCGGGGGATGGAAATGCTCCGCCACGGCGATGTTGTCGTGGCCGACCACCGAGACGTCCTCCGGCACGCGGATGCCTTCCTCGCGCAGGCGGTTGATGATGCCGATGGCGATGCGGTCGTTCAGGGCGATGATCGCGGTGGGCAGCTTGCCTTTCGCGGTGGCGATCAGCTTGGCGGCGAGCTCGCGGCCGTAGTCGAAGGATTGGCGGGTCTCGCCGGGGTGGAACACGGAGAGGAAGTCGCGCTCGAAATCGAGGCCCACCTTCGGCGCGTGGCGTTTCAGGCCGGGCATGCGCAGCGAACCGAAGCGGTCGAGCGGGTCGATGCCCAGCAGGGCGATCCGGCGGTGGCCGAGTTCCGCGAGGTGCTCGAGGACGAGCTTCATGGAGTGGGAGCGGTTGAGCGTCACCTTGTCGCCGGGCACGGCGTTCTCGGGGTCGACCCAGAAGGAGGGGATCTTCTCGCGCTCCAGCAGCTCCAGGACGGGATCGTCGGACGGCAGGCGGGAGAAGATCAGGACGATGCCATCGACATGCTGGGCCACGAAGCGGCGGAGCGCGTGGCGTTCCAGGTCCGCGCCGGCACCGGAAAGCTCGATGACGGTGTGGTAGCCCTGCTCGCGCAACTGCTGTTGTAGGGCGGCGGCGCGCATCGCGAGGATCGGGGAATCGAGGTCCTGGAAGCACACGCCGATGGTGGCGGTCTGGCCGCCGCGGAGGCCGCGGGCGAGGGCGCTGGGTTGGAAATCGAGTTCCTCGATGGCCTGGCGCACCCGGCGGACGGTTTCGGGCTTTACTCCCTCATGGCCGTTGAGCACACGGGACACGGTCCAGCGGGAGATCCCCAGATGTTTGGCGAGGGCTTCGGTGGTGTTGAGCCGGGAGTCGGGCATCCGGGGCGCAGGATGGGGAGGATAGGCACGGTTGGCAACGCGCGTGTGGGGGGAGTGTGGATTGGGGTAGCCGCGCTCGTGAGAGCGTGGGCGGGGTGGATTCACCCGTATCCTTGCGCGCCCAGTCCTCCCTCAATTTGCCCCTTTTCAAGCCCGGAGGGCGACGCTCCACCAGGCGGTGGCGCAAGCCACCGGTACGGGACGACATGAGTTCCAAGCCCTGTAGGGGCGACGCAAGCGGAGGCCAGATGGCATTCCCAATGGGAGTTCGCGTCCGACGTTTGAAGAGTTCCGGATTCTTCCGAACCGCTGGAATGGTAAGTTTGCAGAAATAGCGCAGGCAGCGTCGTCCCTGCCGGGACTTGAATCACTCCTGGATCTGGTCCGGTGGCTTGCGCCACCGGCTAGTGGAGCGTCGCCCTCCGGGCTCAGACACGACGGTTGCGAATCCAGGGCTCGGGTTGCATGGGCAATGGCGAATCCATTCAACCCACGCTCTCCCGAGCGCGGCTACGACGCCGAATGGCTGGAGCGAATCACGGGGAAGGGGCGCGTCCCTTTGGGGCGACCGCGCCGAGGGTGCCGCCGGGGATGAACTCGGGGGTCACGGGGATGTTCCGGGCCTTGCCGGGGCCATGGCGCATGAGGTCCAGCAGCATGCGGCCGATGTGGCGGCCCAGGGACTTTCCGCTGGTGTGATAACGCGCGATCGCCGGGTGGGTGTGGGCCAGGAAGTTGTCGTCCCAGAGTGAGATGACGCTCGCCTGCGCGGGAACCTTGATGCCACTGGCGAGGAGGTGGCAAAGCAGGGTCAACGCCATCTCGGGGGCCGCGCACAGGTAGGCGGTCGGATTCGGGCGGGTGGCCAGAAGGTTCCTCACCGCGCGGCTCATGGTTTCCGGACCGGTTTCATAGGTCGCCACGCGCGCGCGGATGCCGAGGCGACCGGCTTCGGCGAGAACGGTTTCGGCGGCGATGTGGTCGTTGAGGCTGGTGTGGTTTGCCTGGATGTAAACGAGGTCGCGGTGGCCGCGGGTGTGGAGCAGTCCAGCCGCGTGGCGGGCCGCGGCGACGATGTCGGAATAGATGCCGGGGAGGGGGAGTCCGTCATACACGCGTCCGGCGACCACCACCGGTGTGCCGCAGTTGGCGAACCACTTCTGGATCGGCTCGGTGGCGTAGAACAAGACCCACGCCGCGGTATCCGGGAGGGAGGTGAGCTGGGAGAGTTTCTTCGGCAGGCGGTCCTCGAAGAGCCGCGGGTGGACCTCGATCTCCACGCGGTAGCCGGAGGCGGAGATG comes from Luteolibacter sp. LG18 and encodes:
- a CDS encoding LacI family DNA-binding transcriptional regulator, yielding MPDSRLNTTEALAKHLGISRWTVSRVLNGHEGVKPETVRRVRQAIEELDFQPSALARGLRGGQTATIGVCFQDLDSPILAMRAAALQQQLREQGYHTVIELSGAGADLERHALRRFVAQHVDGIVLIFSRLPSDDPVLELLEREKIPSFWVDPENAVPGDKVTLNRSHSMKLVLEHLAELGHRRIALLGIDPLDRFGSLRMPGLKRHAPKVGLDFERDFLSVFHPGETRQSFDYGRELAAKLIATAKGKLPTAIIALNDRIAIGIINRLREEGIRVPEDVSVVGHDNIAVAEHFHPPLTTVDQQTDRLMHLAVRGLLDRLEPGAAPSPGRSLTVQPRLVVRNSTAPARG
- a CDS encoding GntR family transcriptional regulator; its protein translation is MAEIPRKISIHDQLVALLREGILGSRWKNHLSSEAELCREFQVSRVTVRKALAQLAAERWITLGGRGRPHVIHKRPRKPARSEARTIRMLTPYAPASMGSIDYTLHETISEIISASGYRVEIEVHPRLFEDRLPKKLSQLTSLPDTAAWVLFYATEPIQKWFANCGTPVVVAGRVYDGLPLPGIYSDIVAAARHAAGLLHTRGHRDLVYIQANHTSLNDHIAAETVLAEAGRLGIRARVATYETGPETMSRAVRNLLATRPNPTAYLCAAPEMALTLLCHLLASGIKVPAQASVISLWDDNFLAHTHPAIARYHTSGKSLGRHIGRMLLDLMRHGPGKARNIPVTPEFIPGGTLGAVAPKGRAPSP
- a CDS encoding sugar kinase, translated to MLQIKPKSECAFDQISLGEVMLRLDPGEGRIRTARQFTAWEGGGEYNTSRGLRKVFGYKTGVVTAFVDNEVGHLVEDFIMQGGVATDFIQWREDDGIGRKVRNGLNFTERGFGIRGAVGNPDRGNTAASHLKPGDIDWDHIFGELGVRWFHTGGIFAALSETTAALTVEAVKAANKYGTVVSYDLNYRPSLWKTIGGLAKAQEVNREIAKYVDVMIGNEEDFTASLGFEVEGVDHNISNIETDAFKKMIETAVKEFPNFKVAATTLRGVITATINDWSAILWHDGKFHESRKYDKLEILDRVGGGDSFASGVQFGFLEFNDAQKAVDYGAAHGALASTTPGDTSMATRKEVEKQITGGGARVVR